In a genomic window of Quercus lobata isolate SW786 chromosome 4, ValleyOak3.0 Primary Assembly, whole genome shotgun sequence:
- the LOC115987037 gene encoding NADPH:quinone oxidoreductase-like, which translates to METVVAAKPIIKVAALCGSLRKASYNRGLVRSAIELSKSINGLEIEYIDIEPLPMLNTDLEGDGTFPPTVEAFRQKIKEADSFLFASPEYNFSVSAPLKNAIDLASRPPNVWADKAAAIVSASGGSGGSRSQYHLRQIGVFLDLHFINKPEFFLNAHEHPAKFDGNGNLVDESFKKKLKEILISLQRFTLRLQGKL; encoded by the exons atggagaCAGTTGTAGCAGCAAAACCAATAATTAAAGTGGCGGCACTATGTGGGTCTCTTCGTAAAGCCTCGTACAACCGTGGCCTAGTTCGTTCAg CAATCGAGCTGAGCAAGTCCATCAATGGCTTGGAAATAGAGTACATAGACATTGAACCTTTGCCTATGCTCAACACTGATTTAGAGGGAGATGGAACTTTCCCACCAACTGTTGAAGCCTTCCGCCAGAAGATTAAAGAAGCTGATAGCTTTCTCTTTGCCTCGCCCGAGTACAACTTCTCAGTCTCAG CACCTCTGAAGAATGCAATTGACTTGGCATCTAGACCACCAAATGTTTGGGCTGATAAAGCAGCTGCAATTGTAAGTGCTTCAGGAGGTTCTGGTGGGAGTCGGTCACAGTATCACCTTCGCCAAATAGGAGTTTTTCTAGatcttcatttcatcaataaaCCTGAGTTCTTCTTGAACGCACACGAACATCCTGCAAAGTTTGATGGCAATGGTAACCTGGTTGATGAATCATTCAAGAAGAAGTTGAAGGAAATTCTTATATCCTTGCAGAGATTTACTTTGCGCCTCCAAGGAAAGCTCTGA